From the Paenibacillus sp. FSL H8-0548 genome, one window contains:
- a CDS encoding iron ABC transporter permease, with the protein MKNRMDSVGMRAGGLAASVLLLLCCFAASVRFGFTTIKWEDLTDAFTDYDESSMEQVVVMTTRLPRALIAAAVGASLAMAGAIMQAITRNPLASPSVMGINAGASVGIVAAITIFKITATVTLVWISFGGAAIAAASVYLLGSLGRDGLSPLKIIMAGSAMTATFASLTQGMLVHNENGLQDVMFWLAGSIAGRDAQTLSTVIPYLCAGWVAAILLSRQLNIALMGDDAAKGLGQRTVLIKLAAGIIVVVLAGGAVSVAGPISLIGIVIPHVAKYIAGLDYRWLIPYSAILGAILLLLADLAARFVIFPEEVPVGIMTAAIGAPFFIYIARKELMRR; encoded by the coding sequence ATGAAAAATAGGATGGACAGTGTCGGAATGAGAGCAGGTGGACTGGCTGCAAGCGTTCTCCTCTTGCTTTGCTGTTTCGCAGCGAGCGTACGGTTTGGATTTACAACGATCAAATGGGAGGATTTAACAGATGCTTTTACCGATTATGACGAGAGCTCCATGGAGCAGGTAGTCGTTATGACAACTCGCTTGCCGCGAGCGCTAATTGCAGCTGCTGTCGGGGCAAGCTTGGCAATGGCAGGCGCTATTATGCAGGCGATCACACGGAACCCGCTCGCTTCGCCATCTGTAATGGGGATAAACGCGGGCGCAAGCGTAGGCATCGTCGCGGCGATTACAATTTTCAAAATCACAGCAACGGTTACGCTTGTATGGATATCATTCGGCGGAGCTGCGATTGCGGCTGCATCTGTATATTTGCTCGGATCGCTGGGGCGCGATGGGTTGTCGCCGTTAAAAATTATAATGGCTGGCTCTGCGATGACGGCAACGTTCGCTTCTCTAACGCAAGGCATGCTCGTACATAACGAAAATGGGCTTCAGGATGTGATGTTCTGGCTAGCTGGCTCGATTGCCGGTCGTGATGCGCAAACATTATCTACTGTTATCCCTTATTTATGTGCAGGCTGGGTGGCTGCAATACTGCTGTCAAGGCAGCTTAATATTGCTCTAATGGGCGATGACGCAGCTAAGGGTCTCGGACAGAGGACGGTTTTGATCAAGCTTGCTGCCGGCATCATCGTAGTTGTGCTTGCGGGAGGAGCAGTGTCAGTTGCCGGTCCAATCAGCTTAATCGGCATCGTCATTCCCCATGTTGCTAAGTATATCGCAGGGCTTGATTACCGCTGGCTCATTCCTTATAGCGCAATTCTAGGCGCGATATTGCTGCTTCTGGCAGATTTGGCTGCTCGATTTGTGATCTTTCCTGAGGAAGTGCCTGTTGGCATAATGACAGCGGCAATCGGTGCTCCTTTCTTTATTTACATTGCTCGCAAGGAGCTGATGAGAAGATGA
- a CDS encoding stalk domain-containing protein, giving the protein MSSVKKRLLSMLLTLALVIAIIPATAATAASAPISVTVDGKKVAFSVNPQTINGRTMVPYRTIAETLGGKVKYDEKTKKATITKGSQTVELMLGSKTAKINGASVALDAAPANVKGSVLVPLRFVGESLGVWVNWNSKTSTAVLETKKTFKHALGSTTLSSVPKRVVILFNGGVDISVLLGVKPVGAVESYVQQPFYEYIRSSLIGTKTLGDETQPNIEAIVGLKPDVIIATKDRHEKIYDQLKAIAPTIVTTDLADWQDNLKVTSEVLNKEEIATKFIADWKVKVADFKSKLAAKDKGAEVSIIRINPNGSARAYNTGFAYKIFQELGFATPKAQLGTKQEIINVTSKEQVSLLDGDYIFDFTTDWDGDGAIFKLQKEWIDSPLWANLNAVKNKKYYKVNAVTWNLSGGAMAAKLMLDDLYFYFDLD; this is encoded by the coding sequence ATGTCTTCGGTAAAAAAACGTTTGTTAAGCATGTTATTAACGCTAGCGCTTGTCATTGCCATTATTCCAGCTACAGCAGCAACAGCTGCATCCGCTCCAATTTCGGTAACGGTAGATGGCAAGAAGGTAGCCTTCTCGGTAAATCCTCAAACGATAAATGGCCGGACGATGGTTCCTTACAGAACGATCGCTGAAACATTGGGCGGTAAAGTTAAATATGATGAGAAAACGAAAAAAGCGACAATTACAAAAGGCAGCCAAACGGTTGAATTAATGCTTGGCAGCAAAACTGCAAAAATCAACGGAGCATCCGTAGCTTTGGATGCGGCGCCTGCAAATGTGAAGGGCAGTGTACTTGTGCCACTTCGTTTTGTAGGTGAATCGCTTGGTGTTTGGGTGAATTGGAATAGTAAAACGTCGACTGCCGTGCTTGAAACGAAAAAAACATTCAAGCATGCGCTGGGCAGTACAACGTTAAGCAGCGTTCCGAAGCGCGTCGTCATTTTGTTTAACGGTGGTGTAGATATTTCTGTACTGCTCGGTGTTAAACCAGTAGGCGCGGTTGAGTCCTATGTTCAGCAGCCATTTTATGAATATATCCGTTCCAGCTTGATCGGGACTAAGACGTTAGGTGACGAAACTCAGCCAAATATTGAAGCCATCGTTGGCTTAAAGCCTGATGTCATTATTGCTACGAAAGATCGCCATGAGAAAATTTATGATCAGCTTAAAGCAATTGCCCCAACGATTGTAACTACGGATTTAGCTGATTGGCAGGATAATCTGAAAGTGACATCGGAGGTGCTGAACAAAGAAGAAATCGCAACAAAATTTATTGCGGATTGGAAAGTAAAAGTAGCAGATTTCAAGAGTAAGCTTGCTGCAAAGGATAAAGGAGCAGAGGTTTCAATTATCCGAATTAACCCGAACGGCAGCGCTCGCGCTTATAACACAGGCTTTGCTTATAAAATTTTCCAAGAGCTAGGGTTTGCCACGCCGAAAGCACAGCTTGGAACGAAACAAGAAATAATAAATGTTACGTCCAAGGAGCAGGTAAGCTTGCTGGACGGTGACTATATCTTTGACTTTACAACCGATTGGGACGGTGATGGCGCAATCTTTAAGCTTCAGAAGGAATGGATCGACAGCCCGCTTTGGGCAAACTTGAATGCGGTTAAGAACAAAAAATATTATAAAGTAAATGCTGTAACCTGGAACCTATCAGGGGGAGCGATGGCAGCTAAGCTGATGCTCGATGATTTGTATTTCTACTTTGACCTTGACTAA